The Dyadobacter subterraneus genome window below encodes:
- a CDS encoding sugar MFS transporter encodes MSSQSIAIPASQLSKRDTTISILIIGLMFFIFGFVSWVNSILIPYFKIACELTSFQAYLVAFAFYIAYFVMSVPSSYLLKAVGFKKGMMIGFWCMATGAFIFVPAAMSRTYEIFLLGLFTIGIGLAILQSAANPYITILGAKERAAQRISMMGICNKAAGILSPIVFAAVILRPTDTALFSQLSSMTDVERSGALDELIRRVINPYIGLGSFLFVLGFLVYKSPLPDIDTEHESEEIATANAGKTSIFHFPHLILGALAIFLHVGTQVIAIDTIIGYANSMGINLLEAKVFPSYTLFCTICGYLIGISLIPKFISQVNALRICTLFGTAFTLLIIFTHGQINFLGHSTDISIWFVVLLGLANSLVWAGIWPLALDDLGRFTKLGASVMIMGLCGNAIMPLFYGYIADLYDVRIAYWVLFPCYLYLVFYAMKGHKIRKWAI; translated from the coding sequence ATGAGTTCTCAATCCATTGCCATTCCTGCCAGTCAGCTTAGTAAGCGGGATACGACTATTTCGATTTTGATCATCGGTTTGATGTTTTTCATTTTTGGATTTGTTTCCTGGGTCAATTCTATTCTGATTCCTTATTTCAAAATAGCATGTGAACTGACCAGTTTCCAGGCTTATCTGGTGGCTTTTGCTTTTTATATCGCCTATTTCGTCATGTCTGTTCCTTCCTCTTATCTGTTGAAAGCAGTTGGCTTTAAGAAAGGGATGATGATCGGTTTTTGGTGTATGGCAACAGGTGCTTTTATTTTTGTGCCGGCGGCGATGTCCCGGACTTATGAAATTTTCCTCCTTGGGTTGTTTACCATCGGGATTGGTTTGGCGATTTTACAATCTGCGGCAAATCCATACATTACGATTTTAGGAGCAAAAGAACGTGCTGCCCAGCGGATCAGTATGATGGGAATTTGTAACAAAGCGGCCGGAATATTATCTCCGATTGTTTTCGCCGCTGTCATTCTTCGTCCGACTGATACTGCGCTTTTTTCTCAATTAAGTTCTATGACCGATGTAGAGAGAAGCGGCGCGCTGGATGAATTGATCAGGCGTGTTATTAACCCTTATATCGGTCTTGGCAGTTTTCTTTTTGTATTAGGATTTCTGGTTTACAAATCTCCCCTGCCCGATATCGACACGGAGCATGAAAGCGAAGAAATTGCCACAGCAAATGCAGGAAAAACCAGTATTTTCCATTTTCCTCATCTGATTCTGGGTGCTCTGGCAATTTTTCTGCATGTTGGAACACAGGTAATTGCGATCGATACCATCATTGGTTATGCCAATTCGATGGGGATAAATTTATTGGAAGCGAAGGTATTTCCATCTTATACTTTGTTTTGTACAATCTGTGGTTATCTGATCGGGATTTCTTTGATACCAAAATTTATAAGTCAGGTTAACGCTTTAAGAATCTGTACACTTTTCGGCACAGCTTTCACTTTGCTGATCATTTTCACGCACGGACAAATTAATTTCCTTGGTCACTCTACTGATATTTCAATCTGGTTTGTGGTGCTTTTGGGATTGGCTAATTCGTTGGTTTGGGCAGGAATCTGGCCATTAGCTTTGGATGATCTGGGTCGATTTACCAAACTTGGCGCATCAGTTATGATTATGGGATTATGTGGAAATGCAATTATGCCGCTTTTCTATGGCTACATCGCTGATTTATATGATGTGAGGATTGCTTACTGGGTTTTGTTTCCATGTTATCTATATCTGGTTTTCTATGCGATGAAAGGTCATAAAATACGGAAGTGGGCGATTTGA
- a CDS encoding LacI family DNA-binding transcriptional regulator → MEKDPTYFGVKEIARRANVSIATVDRVIHNRTGVSEKTKKRINEIIKELDYQPNILASRLASKNIIILAVLIPRVSDETDFWGAPLYGIQRAETEIKPYGIQTITFFFDLNDENSFEEQANLILEKGVNGVLLSPSFIAPSIKFTEECRRLKIPFVFIDSNIPEQHSLAYIGPHLFKSGYLGAKLLTYRKETKGKILVVNISKEIENYNYLQIEEGFRSYLKENQLNFEIIRADIKETDYLSVAKNLTQVFTINEDIEAIFVTNSRVFSVATFLENKHKKDIALVGYDFLKENIQHLNTGTIDFLICHKPEEQAYRALMALYQTLVRGQQVEKTQYMTIDIITRENQEFYQILPV, encoded by the coding sequence ATGGAAAAAGATCCGACGTACTTTGGTGTCAAAGAAATTGCCCGCAGAGCAAATGTATCGATTGCAACGGTCGACAGGGTAATTCACAACCGCACAGGTGTTTCGGAAAAGACTAAAAAAAGAATTAACGAAATCATTAAGGAGCTCGACTATCAGCCAAATATTCTGGCGAGCCGGCTGGCTTCGAAAAATATCATTATTCTGGCCGTATTAATTCCAAGAGTTTCGGATGAAACAGATTTCTGGGGTGCGCCGCTTTATGGCATTCAACGGGCTGAAACTGAAATTAAACCTTACGGAATTCAAACCATTACATTTTTCTTTGATCTGAATGATGAAAATTCTTTTGAAGAACAGGCTAATCTGATATTGGAAAAAGGTGTAAACGGCGTGCTGCTATCCCCTTCTTTTATCGCTCCGTCCATAAAATTTACCGAAGAATGCCGGCGACTGAAAATTCCTTTTGTATTTATAGATTCCAATATTCCCGAACAGCATAGTCTGGCCTATATTGGTCCGCATTTATTCAAAAGCGGATATCTCGGGGCGAAATTACTGACCTATCGTAAGGAGACAAAAGGAAAAATTTTAGTCGTAAATATTTCAAAAGAAATAGAAAACTACAATTACCTTCAGATTGAAGAAGGTTTCCGAAGTTACCTTAAAGAGAATCAGTTAAACTTTGAAATAATCCGCGCTGATATTAAAGAGACGGATTACCTTTCAGTAGCCAAAAACCTGACGCAGGTTTTTACTATAAATGAAGATATTGAAGCTATTTTTGTTACCAATTCCAGAGTATTCTCCGTGGCGACTTTTCTGGAAAACAAACATAAAAAAGATATTGCGCTGGTTGGTTATGATTTTTTGAAAGAAAATATTCAGCACCTGAATACCGGAACAATTGATTTTCTGATTTGTCACAAACCGGAAGAACAAGCCTATCGCGCCCTTATGGCTTTGTATCAAACATTAGTGAGAGGACAGCAGGTCGAGAAAACGCAGTATATGACAATTGATATTATCACCCGGGAAAATCAGGAGTTTTATCAAATACTACCCGTTTAA
- a CDS encoding Gfo/Idh/MocA family protein yields the protein MKTKDISSVQDTKTESDNNNSRRDFIKKTLAGTALLSFGGILPGFSAKSYAKIIGANEKVRVGIMGVNSRGFALASNYALQPNCEVIYISDVDSRAAAKCIAKVEELSGSKPKNQPDFRKALEDKDMDALVVAAPDHWHAPAAILASKAGKHVYLEKPCSHNPHEGELLVAAAKKYKNVIQMGNQRRSWPNVALGVKEVINGTIGRAYFAKGWYTNNRASIGIGKEVAVPTWLDYELWQGPATRMAYKDNLVHYNWHWLWNWGTGEALNNGTHMVDLMRWGLGVEYPTHVTSSGGRYRYKDDWQTPDTQVISWDFGNDKGMTWEGRSCNGRTNEGASVGVVFYGEKGSIQIEPGNSYKVYDLENKLVKDVQNDYKIDARNKMDPSQALDAIHIQNFFDGIKKGTVVNAEIVGGYQSTLLCQLGNIAVRSGGSLDIDPTNGYIKNNKEAMKLWKREYAKGWEPTV from the coding sequence ATGAAAACCAAGGATATATCATCAGTTCAGGATACAAAAACGGAATCAGACAATAATAATTCCCGAAGAGATTTTATTAAGAAAACACTGGCCGGAACGGCGCTTCTTTCTTTTGGCGGCATTCTTCCAGGTTTCAGTGCGAAAAGTTATGCAAAAATAATAGGGGCGAATGAAAAAGTTCGCGTAGGTATCATGGGTGTGAACAGCCGTGGTTTTGCTCTGGCGAGTAATTATGCTTTGCAGCCCAATTGTGAAGTGATTTATATTTCTGATGTAGATTCACGAGCTGCTGCAAAATGTATTGCAAAGGTTGAAGAACTATCCGGTTCCAAACCAAAAAATCAGCCTGATTTCAGAAAAGCGCTTGAAGATAAAGACATGGATGCGCTTGTGGTAGCTGCGCCAGATCACTGGCATGCACCAGCTGCAATTCTTGCTTCCAAGGCTGGAAAACACGTTTATCTTGAAAAACCATGCAGTCATAATCCTCATGAAGGAGAACTTTTGGTAGCAGCTGCTAAAAAATATAAAAACGTAATCCAAATGGGCAACCAGCGCCGTTCCTGGCCAAATGTTGCTTTGGGTGTAAAAGAAGTGATCAACGGAACAATCGGTCGCGCTTATTTTGCCAAAGGCTGGTATACCAACAACCGTGCATCCATCGGAATTGGAAAAGAAGTGGCAGTTCCAACCTGGCTCGACTATGAATTATGGCAGGGACCGGCGACAAGAATGGCTTATAAAGACAATCTTGTCCATTACAACTGGCATTGGCTTTGGAATTGGGGAACAGGAGAAGCCTTGAACAACGGAACGCATATGGTCGACTTAATGCGCTGGGGTTTAGGTGTTGAATATCCAACACACGTTACGTCATCCGGAGGAAGATACCGATACAAAGACGACTGGCAAACGCCTGATACACAAGTTATCAGCTGGGATTTCGGCAATGATAAAGGAATGACCTGGGAAGGCAGAAGCTGCAACGGACGAACCAACGAAGGCGCCAGTGTAGGTGTTGTTTTTTATGGTGAAAAAGGATCAATCCAGATCGAGCCCGGAAATTCATATAAAGTATATGATCTGGAAAATAAACTGGTGAAAGACGTCCAAAACGATTACAAGATCGATGCAAGAAATAAAATGGATCCGTCACAAGCCCTGGACGCAATTCATATCCAGAATTTCTTTGATGGAATTAAAAAAGGAACCGTCGTAAATGCTGAAATCGTAGGCGGTTACCAAAGTACATTACTTTGTCAGCTCGGAAATATCGCTGTCCGTTCCGGCGGTTCACTTGATATAGATCCTACAAACGGTTATATCAAAAATAATAAAGAGGCTATGAAACTATGGAAACGAGAATATGCAAAGGGCTGGGAACCTACGGTTTAG
- a CDS encoding RNA polymerase sigma factor codes for MNNPTSLTVRAPSFILSSISNNGLGNVIIYIPHTQFLGNFISLPIRNVKFNVKRLLATSKVKYSEEELVVALKRNERAAFEFLYDHYSGALFNIICKTLRDEERAADVLQESFLKIWKNIASYNPEKGRLFTWILNIARNGAIDAARVEGRKPVMDDIENRSVQNEPDVSEELNTTSSEIKSIVNMLRPERKILIDMAYFQGYTHEEISEELQIPLGTVKSRIRTALQELKQYFAV; via the coding sequence ATGAATAACCCAACAAGCCTTACGGTAAGGGCTCCATCCTTTATCCTAAGTTCAATTTCAAATAATGGTTTGGGTAATGTAATAATATACATACCACATACCCAGTTCTTGGGAAATTTTATTAGCTTGCCAATAAGAAATGTAAAATTTAATGTTAAGCGACTCTTGGCGACTAGCAAAGTAAAATATTCGGAAGAAGAACTAGTAGTTGCGCTCAAACGAAATGAGCGTGCTGCTTTCGAATTCCTCTACGATCACTACTCTGGGGCACTGTTTAATATCATATGTAAAACATTGCGTGATGAGGAACGAGCGGCAGATGTATTGCAGGAATCATTTTTGAAGATCTGGAAAAACATCGCCTCGTACAATCCGGAAAAGGGAAGACTATTTACATGGATTTTGAATATTGCCCGTAATGGAGCGATTGATGCCGCCCGCGTGGAAGGCAGAAAGCCTGTGATGGATGATATAGAAAACCGTTCTGTTCAGAATGAACCAGACGTGAGTGAAGAGTTGAATACCACGAGTTCGGAGATTAAATCAATCGTTAATATGCTTCGGCCTGAGCGGAAGATTCTCATCGACATGGCTTATTTTCAAGGCTATACACATGAAGAAATTTCCGAAGAATTACAGATTCCGCTGGGTACAGTGAAATCAAGGATCCGAACAGCATTACAAGAGTTAAAACAATACTTTGCAGTATGA
- a CDS encoding Gfo/Idh/MocA family protein, with protein sequence MDSFDRRHFIKTAVITGVGLQFADILPTLAHQANGKRVGIIGLDTSHSTAFAKALNAANPDPVYDGYKVVAAYPHGSKDIESSVSRIPAYTEEVKKLGVEIVGSIKDLLSKVDVVLLETNDGRLHLQQALEVFKAGKRMFIDKPVAASMKDVLAIYDASKKYNIPIFSASSLRYIKGIEAIDKKKVLGADTYSPATLEKTHPDFFWYGIHGVETLYTVMGTGCKSVSRVSTPDTDIVVGVWADGRTGTFRGTRTGKHDYGGTVFTQDGNKILGPYAGYEPLLVDIIKYFKTGEVPVTPEETIEIFAFMEAADESKRQGGKSVTLESVMKASK encoded by the coding sequence ATGGATTCTTTTGACCGGAGGCACTTCATTAAAACAGCGGTAATCACTGGCGTTGGTTTGCAATTCGCAGACATTTTGCCAACTTTGGCGCACCAGGCCAATGGTAAAAGAGTCGGAATTATTGGACTAGATACTTCACATAGTACCGCCTTTGCCAAAGCACTCAATGCAGCAAATCCGGATCCGGTTTACGACGGCTATAAGGTTGTCGCTGCTTATCCGCACGGAAGTAAGGACATCGAATCCAGCGTTTCCAGAATTCCGGCTTACACCGAAGAAGTAAAAAAACTGGGCGTGGAAATTGTGGGTTCCATCAAGGATTTACTTTCGAAAGTAGATGTGGTTTTGCTTGAAACAAACGACGGACGACTGCATCTTCAACAGGCTCTGGAAGTTTTTAAAGCTGGCAAAAGAATGTTTATCGACAAGCCGGTGGCTGCGTCGATGAAAGATGTGCTGGCCATATATGACGCTTCAAAAAAATATAATATTCCAATTTTCTCTGCTTCCTCCCTTCGTTACATCAAAGGAATTGAAGCCATTGATAAAAAGAAAGTACTGGGCGCGGATACGTACAGTCCGGCAACTTTGGAAAAAACGCATCCTGATTTTTTCTGGTATGGAATCCATGGTGTTGAAACATTATATACGGTGATGGGAACCGGGTGTAAAAGTGTAAGTCGCGTAAGTACGCCAGATACTGATATTGTTGTCGGTGTATGGGCAGATGGACGAACGGGCACTTTTCGCGGTACTCGTACAGGAAAACATGATTACGGCGGAACGGTATTTACGCAGGACGGAAATAAAATTTTAGGCCCTTACGCCGGATATGAACCGCTTTTGGTTGATATTATTAAATATTTCAAAACTGGTGAAGTACCTGTAACTCCGGAGGAAACCATAGAAATATTCGCTTTTATGGAAGCCGCTGATGAAAGTAAAAGACAGGGTGGAAAAAGTGTTACACTTGAAAGTGTGATGAAAGCCAGTAAATAA
- a CDS encoding anti-sigma factor has translation MNIQAYIESGILEEYVLGTVSPQEKQEVECMSHIYPEIKEELMRTESALEQYALKYQTPPPASLKETLFAQMNFDEVTKPESAEPISTDVSALEEADRENTIKILPVTEQIITEEPVATESTVFTNESNTGGTVIYPAWAKFAAAASIIFALLFGWSVLKTSDLKKQNEELAASSETLKSEVDEIKKDAEYNETLASLYRNPNYKVVKMAGLEKSPQSAVAAIWDTKTNEVLLDVQNLPAAPQGKQYQLWTIVDGKPVDMGVLDQEFSKKLLKMKQANPGAAAFAITLEKTGGSPSPTMEDMFVMGKV, from the coding sequence ATGAATATCCAAGCCTACATAGAGTCCGGTATATTAGAGGAATATGTATTGGGCACCGTTTCTCCTCAGGAGAAGCAGGAAGTGGAGTGTATGTCTCATATTTACCCTGAGATTAAAGAGGAATTAATGCGTACAGAAAGCGCTTTGGAACAATATGCGCTCAAATACCAGACTCCTCCACCAGCTTCTTTGAAAGAAACGCTTTTTGCTCAGATGAATTTCGATGAGGTTACAAAACCTGAATCAGCAGAACCAATCAGCACGGATGTGTCGGCGTTGGAAGAAGCAGATAGAGAAAATACGATTAAAATTTTACCAGTTACCGAACAAATTATAACAGAAGAGCCGGTAGCAACGGAAAGCACTGTTTTTACTAATGAATCAAATACAGGCGGAACAGTAATTTATCCTGCCTGGGCAAAATTTGCGGCAGCGGCTTCGATTATATTTGCTTTGCTTTTTGGATGGTCGGTTTTGAAAACTTCTGATTTGAAAAAACAAAACGAAGAACTGGCTGCCAGTTCTGAAACGTTGAAGTCGGAGGTTGATGAAATAAAGAAGGATGCTGAATACAATGAAACGTTAGCAAGTCTTTACAGGAACCCAAATTACAAAGTTGTAAAAATGGCAGGTCTGGAGAAATCTCCACAAAGTGCAGTTGCAGCAATTTGGGATACTAAAACGAATGAAGTGTTACTGGATGTTCAAAATCTGCCGGCAGCACCGCAAGGAAAACAATATCAGCTTTGGACTATTGTAGATGGAAAACCAGTTGATATGGGTGTTTTAGATCAGGAATTCAGTAAGAAACTTTTGAAAATGAAACAGGCAAATCCTGGCGCCGCAGCTTTTGCGATCACGCTTGAAAAAACAGGAGGAAGCCCAAGCCCTACAATGGAAGATATGTTTGTGATGGGTAAGGTTTAG
- the nagA gene encoding N-acetylglucosamine-6-phosphate deacetylase: protein MTFTKIFNGKILTPHRIIDNGCVIIENGIIREVSEKNIEINDTIEIDAHGKYIAPGFIDLHIHGGGGADFMDGTEEAFLTIAKTHAKYGTTSMVPTTLTSEKEDLLKTLDLYEIANKNNKKGAQFLGMHLEGPYFAMAQRGAQDPRYIRDPDPEEYKEVLAHSSSITRWSAAPELKGAIDFAKYLKSKGVLAALAHTDAIYEEVLEGFENGYTLATHLYSGMSGVTRKNAFRYAGVIESAFIIDAMDVEIIADGIHLPAPLLKLIMKIKGPDRIALITDAMRAAGMPEGDSVLGPLKTGLKVIVEDGVAKLPDRSSFAGSVATADRLVRNMINMADVSLLDAVKMITVTPARIMNVHNRKGSLTSDRDADIVIFDKNINVEKTIVGGRVIYDSLNAGLDEF from the coding sequence ATGACCTTTACCAAAATATTCAACGGAAAAATACTGACACCTCACCGCATCATTGATAACGGTTGTGTGATTATTGAAAATGGTATTATCCGTGAAGTCAGTGAAAAGAATATTGAAATTAATGACACCATAGAAATTGACGCTCACGGAAAATATATAGCGCCCGGTTTTATTGATCTCCACATTCATGGTGGTGGCGGAGCAGATTTCATGGACGGAACCGAAGAAGCTTTTTTGACAATCGCTAAAACGCATGCCAAATATGGTACCACTTCCATGGTTCCGACAACGCTAACCAGCGAAAAAGAAGATTTATTAAAGACGCTCGATCTTTATGAAATAGCCAATAAAAACAACAAAAAGGGAGCCCAATTTTTGGGTATGCACCTGGAAGGCCCATACTTCGCTATGGCGCAGCGAGGCGCTCAGGATCCAAGATACATCCGTGATCCAGATCCGGAAGAATATAAGGAAGTACTCGCACACTCCTCCTCCATTACAAGATGGAGCGCCGCACCAGAGTTAAAAGGAGCCATTGATTTTGCAAAATATTTAAAATCAAAGGGTGTTTTAGCAGCTCTTGCACACACGGATGCGATCTACGAAGAAGTACTCGAAGGTTTTGAAAATGGCTATACGCTTGCAACGCATCTATATTCAGGTATGTCGGGCGTTACAAGAAAAAATGCTTTCCGCTACGCAGGTGTAATCGAAAGTGCATTTATTATTGATGCTATGGATGTGGAAATTATAGCAGACGGCATTCATCTGCCTGCTCCGTTATTGAAACTTATCATGAAAATAAAAGGCCCGGATAGAATTGCTTTGATCACAGACGCCATGCGTGCCGCCGGAATGCCGGAAGGTGATAGTGTTTTGGGACCTTTAAAAACTGGTTTGAAAGTAATTGTTGAAGACGGCGTAGCCAAGTTACCCGATCGCTCTTCTTTTGCAGGCAGCGTTGCTACTGCCGACAGACTGGTTAGAAATATGATTAATATGGCTGATGTTTCTTTGTTAGATGCGGTAAAAATGATCACCGTAACACCTGCCAGAATCATGAATGTGCATAATCGAAAAGGCTCACTTACTTCTGATAGAGATGCGGACATTGTGATTTTTGACAAAAATATTAATGTGGAAAAAACAATTGTTGGCGGACGAGTGATATATGACTCGTTAAACGCAGGGTTAGATGAGTTTTAA
- a CDS encoding glucosamine-6-phosphate deaminase, protein MKAGNLEVKIFDTRQEMGASAAETVATKIRELLKAKEFINIIFASAPSQNEFLAVLSEEKDIAWERVNAFHMDEYVGLPNDASQNFGYFLKVRLFDKIPLHSIHYLNGNAADIEEECERYSKLLADFPTDIVCLGIGENCHLAFNDPHVAFFDDPLIVKKVSLDDACRQQQVNDACFDFFDEVPQFALTITIPALLKATYAYAIVPGVKKAEAIQHTIEDEISEAFPSTILRNHPQAILYIDKDSAGRLTETSSYK, encoded by the coding sequence ATGAAAGCCGGAAATTTAGAAGTAAAAATATTTGATACGAGACAGGAAATGGGCGCTAGTGCTGCCGAAACGGTGGCTACAAAAATAAGGGAATTGCTTAAAGCCAAAGAATTCATCAATATCATATTTGCCTCTGCTCCTTCTCAAAATGAATTCCTCGCTGTTTTATCAGAAGAAAAGGACATTGCCTGGGAAAGAGTAAATGCCTTTCATATGGATGAATATGTAGGACTTCCCAACGATGCATCACAGAATTTTGGTTATTTTCTCAAAGTCAGACTTTTTGATAAAATCCCGCTTCATTCCATTCATTACCTGAACGGAAATGCAGCTGATATTGAAGAAGAATGTGAACGTTATTCCAAATTGCTTGCCGATTTCCCGACAGATATCGTTTGTCTGGGTATTGGAGAAAATTGTCATCTCGCTTTTAATGATCCGCATGTTGCCTTTTTTGATGATCCGCTTATTGTGAAAAAAGTGAGTCTGGATGACGCTTGTCGCCAGCAACAGGTTAATGATGCCTGTTTTGATTTTTTTGACGAAGTGCCTCAATTTGCGCTTACGATCACCATCCCTGCTTTGCTTAAAGCAACATATGCTTACGCAATTGTTCCCGGTGTTAAAAAGGCAGAAGCAATTCAGCATACCATTGAAGATGAAATAAGTGAAGCATTTCCCTCTACAATTCTGCGTAATCATCCTCAGGCGATTTTATATATTGATAAAGATAGTGCGGGGAGATTGACGGAAACTTCGTCTTATAAATAA
- a CDS encoding putative oxidoreductase C-terminal domain-containing protein, translated as MKGKLLTIALTGIIALNQGCTTKKEEKPEQKEEKSLSLIVVEPGHFHAALVQKSMYPDVNPLVHVYASEGPDVKAYLDKVEKYNTRAEDPTKWEEKVYTGPDFLEKMLSEKKGNVVVLAGNNQKKTDFIKKSVDAGLNVFADKPMAIDAAGFDLLKEAFTSAEKNKVLLYDIMTERYEITNTLQRELAELPDIFGELQKGTPSDPAVAKESVHHFFKYVSGEPLVRPTWFFDVNQQGEGMVDVTTHLVDLVQWSCFPNIALDYQKDIKLLSTKRSSTQLTPSQFKLVTKSDTYPEFLKKDVKDSTLNVYSNGEINYALKGVHAKVSVLWKFQAPEGTGDTHYSIMKGSKANLIVRQGKEQKYKPVLFIEQVSKDKGYEEALTKSFKTVQDKFPGIELKKNAKGWEISIPAKYDTGHESHFAQVAKKYMEYLKDGKLPEWEVPNMISKYYTTTQALKQAKGGK; from the coding sequence ATGAAGGGAAAACTTTTGACAATCGCTTTAACAGGTATTATCGCATTGAATCAGGGATGTACTACCAAAAAAGAAGAAAAACCGGAGCAAAAAGAAGAAAAATCACTTAGTTTGATCGTTGTTGAACCAGGCCATTTTCATGCCGCTTTGGTTCAAAAATCGATGTATCCGGATGTGAATCCACTTGTGCATGTTTATGCATCGGAAGGACCGGATGTAAAAGCATATCTGGATAAAGTAGAAAAATACAATACCCGTGCAGAGGACCCTACGAAATGGGAAGAGAAAGTTTATACCGGCCCGGATTTCCTTGAAAAAATGTTATCTGAAAAGAAAGGTAACGTAGTCGTTTTGGCAGGAAACAATCAGAAAAAAACAGATTTCATAAAGAAATCTGTTGATGCAGGCCTAAATGTTTTCGCCGACAAACCGATGGCAATCGATGCGGCTGGTTTTGATTTATTGAAAGAAGCATTTACAAGTGCAGAAAAAAACAAAGTTTTGCTATACGATATCATGACAGAGCGTTATGAAATCACAAACACCTTACAACGTGAGTTGGCTGAACTTCCTGATATTTTTGGTGAGTTACAGAAAGGAACACCATCTGATCCGGCTGTTGCCAAAGAAAGTGTTCACCACTTTTTCAAGTATGTTTCAGGCGAACCATTAGTACGCCCAACGTGGTTTTTTGACGTGAATCAGCAAGGTGAAGGTATGGTGGATGTAACGACGCATTTGGTTGATCTTGTTCAATGGAGCTGTTTTCCAAATATCGCATTGGATTATCAAAAAGATATTAAACTGCTTTCTACCAAGCGTTCTTCTACACAACTGACGCCTTCACAATTCAAATTGGTTACAAAAAGCGATACTTATCCTGAATTCCTGAAAAAGGATGTAAAAGACAGTACGCTAAATGTTTATTCAAACGGCGAGATCAATTATGCTTTGAAAGGCGTTCATGCAAAAGTATCGGTGTTATGGAAATTCCAGGCGCCGGAAGGAACCGGTGACACGCATTATTCGATCATGAAAGGCTCAAAAGCGAATCTTATCGTTCGTCAGGGAAAAGAACAGAAGTATAAACCAGTTCTTTTTATCGAGCAGGTTAGCAAGGATAAAGGTTATGAAGAGGCTTTGACAAAAAGTTTTAAAACTGTACAGGATAAATTCCCGGGTATTGAATTGAAAAAGAATGCAAAAGGCTGGGAAATCAGTATTCCTGCCAAATACGACACCGGTCACGAATCACATTTCGCGCAGGTTGCAAAAAAATATATGGAATATCTGAAAGATGGAAAACTTCCGGAATGGGAAGTTCCTAATATGATTTCAAAATATTACACAACTACGCAGGCGTTGAAACAGGCAAAGGGCGGGAAGTAA